GACGACGACCTCGAGGCAATGATGAGTGGTGGTGTTCTCGATGTAGAGCCGTCcctaattagccgaaacaccttaggaaacggataAACCGCGAACTCAAATCTCAAAcgtcaaatgtcaaatggtggtagcgggaatgcgGTGGTGCTTTTGCAGACgctcaatgggattgcggaaatgcaatgatggattttgagacgcaatgcggaagtggaaggtaaggtggtggactatacactgtgtcggagttggaagcacaatccctaagtagccgaaacaccttacgagacacaactcacaacacaaacagaATTGTGTTAAGTTGGGGTGGTGGAAGTCTATGGTGGTCAatcctatgcggaagttatggtggtggttgatgaagaagcaaccgtccctaagtagcctaaatgccttaggagactcgaatcacaactcaaacaaccacaaatgctataagGAACAAAaagggttaggttgcggaagtcggtggtggttatgcggatgATATGCTgcaagccctaggcaaagatgccaaagtaccaaaaatttgatggagtcaaatgattATGGTGGTATTTTTATGGGATAGGGGATGCCAagagcttcaaaacgagctaaagaacgtcaaaatcagACTACAGATGAATTAGTTATGGACAAAACGGTGAAACGGGACAGGCTGAATCcccaggggccggacatccggggtcggggccggaaatccgggacctgatgtccaaAACCGCGCGCGAATTGCGCTCCAGGAGCCGAATGTCCGGGCCTATGGGCCGGATGTCTGGGGGGGCAGATGTCCggggctacgggccggatgtccgggctccaaatccgaggatgaactcgaggaactcgattttgggggcggaaattgatgattttggggacaaaattggagagatttcgtggatggaaagtggggaaacttggggaaatgctagatccactggtaacaaagcaaatccatggatcaaatccaacaaaagtTCATCACatcaacaaatcacaaaaaaatttggggctatttttggtggggattttcgaaattggggaagaacacaacaaaattaggctagaaaacgaagaggggaggctccgaaatcgtgatcaacgtggctcatgataccaagatgatgtagggtggaaccctatacggccgatctttcccgaaaggagcggatcccaactaagaacacgaagaacacgaggggaaacacgagggaaaacacaagataAACACtaaaaccaacaagatatagtcacacatatgctagatcctcgaaacacgagaggagatagaagatccacgatcaacaaaggatgatacaaaggtaaccggttcttctcctcGATGAGGTCTtaatggggccacccaagagggggtcttgaatccaagggggatcttcttcgtagaggggccgcggtctctctcaagGAGCAGATCCATATGGATAAGCGAGGCTCTATCTCACAATTGAGCTATcacaatgctaaccctaactaggaggaggagggggtctatatacagtgttagcccacgaaggggtaagtgagaggggggatacatgggcccttGGCCCGATCTCTGCGCATAGGCcggtgccggatgtccggcggctcacgaagagccggatgtccggcggctcacgaagagccggatgtccgggcttctgGCTGGATGTCCGGGATGGACATGGCTAGCTTCGGTTGCATTCTATGatgaggggccggatgtccgggcgaagAGGCCGGTGTCCGGGgcttcgggaggagccggatATCCGGGGCatggtgccggatgtccgggctgtcggGGTCGCTTCCGGAGCTCTCTGGATAGGAAGGGGCCGGATTTTCGGgagtcgggccggatgtccgggctagggccggatgtccggccgctgtagcagTTGGCTCTCCTTCCTTTGCTCCCGCAcacacttggccttggtccttgggctctccatggtctactcgggtgtacctgagtatgcacaaggtccgcgcttgaagtagcatccatgtcttacatgcggaaagggaagattcagaaaggagcgagttcaccttaggtccaatggcatATGCTTGAGGTCTCAGCATGTGGACACTTGGGGCTTGGGGAGTAGTcgtagtgtacatggggatgatcgtaggatgctccgcatcaggcGGGCTTGCCGCTTCTCCCAgatcctgatagacggcggtagcagcatcaacatcctctaccgcgacaccatggagaagctgggCATCAAGGAGAAAAAGAAGCTCCTACCCAACCGGACCGTCTTCCATGGCATCGTCCATGGACTTTCCTGCCCCctaatcggcaagatcaagattgaCGTCCAGTTCGGCGACAAGACCCACTTTCGCTGTGAGCcaatctggtttgaggtggttgaCTTGGACAACCCCTACCACACGCTCTTGGGCCGGCCCGCACTGGCCAAATTATGGCACTTCCGCATTAtgcttacctgaagatgaagatgtcggGTCCCAAGGGCATCATCACCATTGCCGGTGACTACCAGAAGTCGCTCACGTGCGCCGCTGCCAGCAGTCGGCTGGTCGAGTCCCTCGTCATCGCCGAAGAGAAGCACCTCCTTGACCGGGCGGTGGCCATGGCCAGTGAGCAGCCGACCATACCATCCGACCCCAAGGACGCGGAGTATCAGGGCTCCTTCCAACCAGCCATGGAAACCAAGAAGATTGCCTTGGACCCGGCACACCCAGAGTGATTTGCTGTCGTGGGGTCTcacctcgacagcaaataggaaagcgagctcgtcgacttcctccgtgagaattgggacatcttcgcatggtctcccaaagacatgccgggtgtttcgaaggattttgccgagcacaagttacatgtgagatcagatgcaaaaaccggtcaagcaacccctccgccgcctgtcagaagagaagagaaggatcaTTGGTGAAGAAATCGCCCGacttctggcagccggcttcatcatggaagtgttttacCCGGACTGGCTTGGCAACCCAATCCTCGTTTTGAAGAAGAAAAACAAGTGGCacatgtgtatcgactacactagcctcaacaaagcctgccccaaggacCCTTTTGCCTTGCCCCGGATAGATCAAGTGATCGACTCCACGGTCGGCTATGAGCTGCTGTacttcttggatgcctactctggctaccaccagatcaagctggaccTGGCCGATtagctgaagaccgccttcatcacaccattcagagcCTTCTGCTACTTGACCATGATGTTCGACTTAAGAAAAGCGGGCGCCacctttcagcgttgcatgcagaagtgcctcctcaagaaACTCGGCAAGAGcgcccacgtctatgtggacgatattgtggagAAGACGAAGAAACGCAACACCCTTTTGGAGGACCTCAAGGAGACCTTCGACAACCTGTGCCGTTCCCagatcaagctcaatccggagaagtgtgtcttcggagtAGCAGCCGACCAGCTCCTTGGTTTCCTTGTCTCTGAGCGCAGGATCGAGTGCAACCccatgaagatcaaggccatcgagcggaAGTAGAGGCCGACCCGACTGCGGGAcatccagaagttcaccgggtgcttggcatctctcagccagttcatcagtcggctgggcgagaaggccctcccactgtaccagttgatgaagaagacCACAAGCTTCGAGTGGACTGACCAGGCGGACGAGGCCTTCCTCCAGCTCAAGCGGATGCTATCCACGCAGCCTGTTCTGGCTGCGCTGACTGCTAAAGAGCCCATGTTCCTCTACATCGCCACTACTAGCCGGGTAGTCAGCACCATGATCGTGGTCGAGCGCCCAAAAGACGGCAAGGCCCAGCctgtccagaggccggtctactaccTAAGCGAGGTGCtgtccgcctccaagcagaactacccccactaccatAAGATGTGCTATGGCGTGTACTTTGCCACCAAGAAGCTGAAGCAATACTTCCAGGAGCACACCATCACGGTTGTCTGCACCGCCCCCCTTCCTGAGATCATAATCAACAGAGATGCCTCGGGCCgagttgccaagtgggccattgaattGGCACCACACACCATCCTCTACCAGCCCCGCACTGCCATCAAGTTCCAAGCGCTGGCCAACTTCCTAGTCGACTGGGCTGAGACCAAGTACCTGCCGCCAACGCTGGATTCTACCCATTGGCGGGTGCACTTTGATGGCTCAAATATGCACACCgctttgggagccggcatcgtcctcacctcccCTAAGGGCGACATGCTCAAATACACGTTGTAGATCCACTTTGCTGCCTCCActaacgtggccgagtacgaggcgctcatccacgggctccggctagccaaggagatcggcatccgccggattctgtgctatggcgactcagacttggtggtccaacagtcctccggcgactgggacgccaaggacgccaacatggcgagctaccgcttccccGTCCAGCAGAGCAGCAGGCACTTTACCGGGTGCGAGTTCTTTCACATGCCACGGGCCGACAAGAAGCAAGCCGACGCCCTGGCACGGATTGGCTCCACCCAACAAGCCATACCAGCCGGCGTCTCCCTCGAGTGCCTGCGCAAGCCTTCTATCAAGCCTTCATCGGAATCAGAGTCCATCTTCGTGTTGGCTGACCCCGGAGCAGTCGGATCCGGCTCGGGGACTTTagcagtcggcccagggacttcGGCAAGCAGCCCGAGGGCTGCAGCACCCGAAGCCGGCCCGGGGagttcagaacccggcccggggactgcagcagtcggcccggagACTTGAACGACGCAGCAAGAAGTGGCCGGCTCTGACCCGCCGCCTCCCCACCCGACTGCCCTGGTGGTGGCCGTCATGACGGTGGTAGATGCTCCATCTTGGGCGTAGCCCATCCTCTACTTTCTGGTGAGCCGAGAGCTACCAGCCGACGAGATCTTGGCCTGGCACGTGCAACGCCGGGCGACAGCATACACAATAGTCAatagagagcttgtcaagcgcagtgTGACTGGCGTTTTCCAGCGTTGCATAGAGCtggagaagggcatagcaatcctaagatatatccatcaaggcgaatgtgGCCACCATGCTGCCTCCAAAGCCCTCGTCGCCAAAGCCTTCTGGCCGGCCACCACCCCGCTCATCAGCACCCGGCGCGCGCTAAGCGTTCTCTGAGACGATGGGGTCGGTCGCCCCTGCCCCAATGCCATctggccgcctccgcctcctccaaTCGGCGTACGGTCCTCCACCACCGGCGGCTCCCGCTGCTATGGATCGGGGGCCTCTGGAACCACGATGCGGGCCAAGTCCTCCGCGGCCTTTGCGTCGGCCTCCGCCTACGCCTTGGCCGTGGCGTCCGCCTGTGCCTTGGTcgcggcctcggcctccgcctATGCCGTGCTTGCCGCCTCAGATTTCTGTCGCGCTGCGGCATCCCGCTCCTCctgcgcctcccgcgcgttcctctcCATTGCCTCCCGAAGGGTGGCGGCCGGGTCCACGCGGCAGGCATCCTCAGGGCCACGTGACGCCCCAATCACCGAGGCGGACGGGGCCCGTGGAAGTGCAAcaaatccctgggtggttttggtaattcataacaacatatagctcattgaactaatatcctttCAAGATGATTATTTATGAAAGTttaatgattggcatggcatggactagagatgtggacccctcaaaatgctaaggaaaAGTATTGGCAAAacctcaagactctacatttctattttagtgatccaagatcacattgagtccataggaaagccaatactatttaAAGGGGATGAGTGTTGCTTAATgatctacttgctcaaaatgcttagtgatatgctccaaagacCTCAACCATCTTCTCAAATCCAAACTTATCCTAAACataaaagtcaaactcggccccacagATTTGATTCATCCagtgccaccgagttcacttcACATAGCCATAgctagaaaccctaatcagttcggtatcaccgatagggatctcggtctcaccgagatgggattgcaaactctctgtttcccttcacaATGTTTCAGTATCATCGAAATGagcgattggtcccaccgagttcgcagtgcaaactctttgtttctcTTTTGTAACGTTTCGGTATCACCGAAAGgagtgatcggtcccaccgagtttgcctgaccaactctctgtttgcttgttactgaaatcggtctcacctagttgaagtaatcggtcaaaccgagattaAGTTTTGCCCTAACACTAGCtcgtcggtcccaccgagttgatcatgtcggtcccaccgaaaatcctaacgttcacattttgaactgaatcggtctcaccgagttcatacattcggtctgaccgagttggctcttttgtgtgtaacggttagattttgtgtggaggctatatatacccctcaccCTCTTATCCAtgtgtgagagagccatcagagcatgcctacacttccagcattcattttcggagagagaaccacctactcatgtgttgaccaaaacattccaatccaaccacaagaatcttgatctctagccttccccaagttgctttccactcaaatcatctttccaccatagccaaatctgtgagacagagttgagtgttggggagactatcatttaaagcacaagagcaaggagttcatcatcaacacaccatctattaccttttggagagtggtgtctcctagattggttaggtgtcacttgggagcctccgtcaagattgtggagttgaaccaaggagtttgtaatggaaaggagatcgcctacttcgtgaagatctacccaagtgaggcaagtccttcgtgggcgatggccatggtgggttagacaaggttgcttctttgtggacccttcgtgggtggagccctccgtggactcgcgcaaccgttacccttcgtgggttgaagtttCCATCAACGTGtttgtacgatagcaccacctattggaatcacgccaaaaatctccgtgtctacattgcgtttgccattccaaacccctccctttaccttcatatgcaatatTTTACATTTctctgctatactcttagaattgcatgtctAGGTTGATtccttgacttgtgctaagttgctaaaatctgccaagacttaaaattgggaaaaggctagattttatttggtcaagtagtctaatcaccccctctagacctacttatgatcctacaagtggtatcagagctttggtctccatttgccttgatttccatagcttggatgatcatagccttggtttcacaacctaggagagtatggcgtctagtgaGAGAAATTACCACCATACAGGtgcttactttgatggtactaattttgctagttggaagcataagatgaaaatgcatattcttagacataaccccgccgtttgggctattgtgtgtattggcttgcaaggtgaattttgatcgcggcttgaagctacgtcgatatttccccaaagaggaagggatgatgcaacacaacagcggtaggtatttccctcagtgatgaaaccaaggttatcgaaccagtaggagaaccaagcaacactacgtaaacaacacctgcacacaaataacaaatactcgcaacccgacgtgtaaaaggggttgtcaattcctttCAGGTAACGGCAcgagaaattggcaaacggacgtgagagactagtaaatattgatagatcgaacaccaaataaaataaattgcagcaaggtatttttgtatttttggtttaatagatctaaaaataaaatcaaaggaaaagtagatcgcaaaggcaaatatattaaagaagagacccgggggccgtagttttcactagtggcttctctcgagaaaaatagcaaatggtgggtgaacaaattaatgttgggcaattgatagaacttcaaataatcatgtcgatatccaggcaatgatgcttatataagcatcacgtccaagattagtagaccgactcctgtctgcatctactactattaatccacacatcgatcgctgtccagcatgcatctagtgtattaagttcatggagaaatggagtaatgcaatacgaacgatgacatgatgtagacaagatctatttatgtagaaatagaccccatcgttttatcctaagtagcaacgatacatacgtgtcggttccccttccgTCACTgagatcaagcaccgtaagatcaaacccactacaaagcacctcttccaattgcaagataaatacatcaagttggccaaacaaaacccaaatatcagagaagaaatacgaggctataagtaatcatgcatataagagatcaaagaagactcaaataactttcatggataaaaagatagatctgatcataaactcaaagttcatccgatcccaacaaacacaccgcaaaaagagttacatcatatggatctccaagagaccattgtattgataatcaaaagagagagaggaagacatctagctactaactacggacccataggtctacaaagaactactcacgcatcatcggagaggcaccaatggaagtggtgaacccctccgtgatggtgtctagattggatctggtggttctggactctgcggcggctagaattgattttcgtcgactctcctagggtttctggaatattgggggtatttatagagcaaagaggcggttcagggggcacccgaggtgggcacaacccacctgggcgcgcctaggcccccaagcgcgccctggtgggttgtgctctcctcggagcaccccctaggtgcttctccggcccactggatgtcttctggtccaaaagaATATCCAAAAtgttttgctgcatttggactccgtttggtattgatttcccgtgatgtaaaaaacatgcagaaacaacaactggcacttggcactatgtcaataggttagtaccaaaaaatgactataaaatgattataaaacatccaagaatgataatataacaacatggaacaataaaaaattatagatacgttggagacgtatcagaatccccatgcttaattcttgctcatcctcaagtaggtaaatgataaaaacagaatttttgatgtggaatgctgcctaacat
This genomic window from Aegilops tauschii subsp. strangulata cultivar AL8/78 chromosome 4, Aet v6.0, whole genome shotgun sequence contains:
- the LOC109750601 gene encoding uncharacterized protein, with translation MEKLGIKEKKKLLPNRTVFHGIVHGLSCPLIGKIKIDVQFGDKTHFRCEPIWFEMKMSGPKGIITIAGDYQKSLTCAAASSRLVESLVIAEEKHLLDRAVAMASEQPTIPSDPKDAEYQGSFQPAMETKKIALDPAHPE
- the LOC141021783 gene encoding uncharacterized protein translates to MKKTTSFEWTDQADEAFLQLKRMLSTQPVLAALTAKEPMFLYIATTSRVVSTMIVVERPKDGKAQPVQRPVYYLSEVLSASKQNYPHYHKMCYGVYFATKKLKQYFQEHTITVVCTAPLPEIIINRDASGRVAKWAIELAPHTILYQPRTAIKFQALANFLVDWAETKYLPPTLDSTHWRVHFDGSNMHTALGAGIVLTSPKGDMLKYTL